One genomic region from Syngnathus typhle isolate RoL2023-S1 ecotype Sweden linkage group LG17, RoL_Styp_1.0, whole genome shotgun sequence encodes:
- the retsat.2 gene encoding all-trans-retinol 13,14-reductase → MWLTLAIISVALLVCCLKYVAKAIATTGSNPFHTDTREPLKPMVHNRKEKNKVLKQGFLASKVPDDLDAVVIGSGIGGLGLAVLLAKVGKKVLVLEQHDRAGGCCHTFTEKGFEFDVGIHYVGDLQDHKPFRCMLDQMTNGQLQWEPLENPFDHVVIGPPEKRRRYPIYSGRTRFPEELKKCFPGEEAAIDEYMRLVKKTGRGIWFMALLKYLPAFLAEVLVRSGAVKYLSPFYKMAKRSLTQVVNELTENEDLRAVFSYIFGTYGNMPKEASFAMHSLLVTHYLNGAWYPKGGASEIAYHMIPVIEKAGGAVLVRAPVNRILFNHAREACGVSVMKGQEEVHIHAPIVISNAGIFNTYQTLLPKELQAVPAIQRQLSMMKHGAGGLSIFVGLDGTKEELGLKADNYWIFQESNLDQLVIKYRDSSREESSKNIPLLFVASPSAKDPTWEERSPGKSTLSLVSFANYDWFEEWKDDKVTNRASDYKELKRAFIETALQAVLDVFPKITKDKVEYIDAGTPITNTHYIGAPKGEIYGADHGLERFSPELSANVRPQTAFKNLYLTGQDVFVCGFAGALAGALVCGSAILRRNLHEDAIALAKKTKFVHTKLKGV, encoded by the exons GCTTCCTGGCCAGTAAAGTTCCTGACGATTTAGACGCCGTCGTCATCGGTAGCGGGATCGGCGGGCTCGGCCTGGCTGTGCTGCTGGCTAAAGTGGGAAAGAAAGTCCTGGTTCTGGAGCAGCATGACCGGGCAGGCGGGTGCTGCCACACGTTCACCGAGAAGGGTTTCGAATTTGACGTCG GAATCCACTACGTGGGCGACCTGCAGGACCACAAGCCGTTCCGTTGCATGCTGGACCAGATGACCAACGGGCAGCTGCAGTGGGAGCCCCTGGAGAACCCCTTTGACCACGTTGTTATTGGGCCGCCGGAAAAGCGCCGCCGCTACCCGATCTACAGCGGGCGCACGCGCTTCCCCGAGGAGCTGAAGAAGTGCTTCCCGGGCGAGGAGGCGGCCATCGACGAGTACATGCGACTTGTCAAG AAGACGGGCAGAGGCATCTGGTTCATGGCCTTGCTCAAGTACTTACCAGCTTTCTTGGCTGAGGTGCTGGTCCGCAGCGGCGCGGTCAAATATCTGTCGCCCTTCTACAAAATGGCAAAGCGCAGCCTGACCCAAGTCGTCAACGAGCTGACGGAGAACGAGGACCTCAGGGCCGTCTTCTCCTACATCTTCGGCACCTACG GTAATATGCCAAAAGAGGCCAGCTTCGCCATGCACAGCCTGCTGGTCACGCACTACCTGAACGGAGCCTGGTACCCGAAGGGCGGCGCCAGCGAGATCGCCTACCACATGATCCCCGTCATCGAGAAGGCGGGGGGCGCCGTTTTGGTGCGAGCGCCCGTCAACCGCATCCTATTCAACCACGCGAGGGAAGCGTGCG GTGTGAGCGTCATGAAGGGCCAGGAGGAGGTACATATCCATGCGCCCATTGTCATCTCCAACGCGGGTATCTTCAACACCTACCAGACGCTGCTGCCCAAAGAGCTCCAAGCCGTGCCAG CAATCCAGAGGCAATTGAGCATGATGAAGCACGGAGCAGGTGGCCTTAGTATCTTTGTGGGACTGGACGGGACCAAGGAGGAGCTGGGCCTCAAAGCTGACAACTACTGGATCTTTCAGGAGAGCAATTTGGACCAACT GGTGATCAAATACCGGGACAGCAGCAGAGAGGAGTCGTCGAAAAACATCCCCCTCCTGTTTGTCGCCTCTCCGTCTGCTAAGGATCCTACCTGGGAGGAGAGGTCACCAG GTAAGTCCACCTTGAGTCTGGTCAGCTTCGCCAATTACGACTGGTTCGAGGAGTGGAAGGACGACAAAGTGACCAACCGGGCGTCCGACTACAAGGAGTTAAAGCGAGCTTTCATTGAGACAGCCCTGCAAGCGGTGCTGGACGTCTTTCCCAAAATCACAAAGGACAAG GTGGAATATATCGACGCGGGCACACCCATCACCAACACTCACTATATCGGCGCCCCCAAAGGCGAGATCTACGGGGCAGACCACGGCTTGGAACGCTTTAGCCCGGAGCTCAGCGCCAACGTGAGGCCCCAGACGGCGTTCAAGAACCTCTACTTGACAG GTCAGGACGTGTTTGTGTGCGGCTTTGCGGGCGCACTGGCCGGCGCCCTGGTCTGCGGCTCGGCCATCCTCCGTCGCAACCTGCACGAGGACGCCATCGCCCTGGCCAAGAAGACCAAGTTTGTCCACACCAAACTTAAAGGGGTGTAA
- the cdk21 gene encoding cyclin-dependent kinase 4 → MEVGASSLLYELLAEIGQGSFGKVYKARAVGEGGRLLAVKKFHFCSQSSADDNGIPSYILREVALLDRMKYFQHSNVVKLLDVTATLAGNVLDLTLVLEYIDQDLSTYLSKAPPSGLGRDNIRLLMLQVMRGLDFLHVNMVLHRDLKPANILVSSCGLVKIADFGMSRLYTFNTALSPNVVTLWYRAPELLLKSSYMTSVDVWSAGCVFAELFLLKPLFDGISEAQQLRMIFEFIGLPSQDEWPESSPVSYSLHFGPKNPSPRLLFRMDPYGRDLLLQCLTFAPSRRISAAAALAHPFFNQH, encoded by the exons ATGGAGGTTGGCGCAAGTTCGCTGCTCTATGAGCTACTGGCAGAGATTGGCCAGGGCTCCTTCGGCAAGGTGTACAAGGCCAGGGCAGTGGGCGAGGGAGGGCGACTCCTGGCAGTGAAGAAGTTCCACTTCTGCAGCCAGTCGTCGGCGGACGACAACGGCATCCCTTCCTATATCCTCCGTGAGGTTGCCCTGCTGGATAGGATGAAGTACTTCCAACATAGCAACGTCGTCAA GTTGTTAGATGTGACGGCCACGCTGGCGGGCAACGTGTTGGACCTCACTTTGGTGTTGGAGTACATCGACCAGGACCTGTCCACCTATTTGTCCAAAGCCCCTCCGTCTGGCCTCGGCCGGGACAACATCAGG TTGTTGATGCTGCAGGTGATGCGTGGCCTGGACTTTCTACATGTCAATATGGTGCTGCACCGCGACCTCAAACCGGCCAACATCCTGGTCAGCAGCTGCGGCCTGGTCAAGATCGCTGACTTTGGCATGTCTCGCTTGTACACCTTTAACACTGCCCTCTCGCCAAAT GTTGTCACCTTGTGGTATCGAGCTCCGGAACTACTGCTCAAATCCTCTTACATGACATCCGTGGACGTGTGGAGCGCGGGCTGCGTCTTCGCCGAGCTCTTCTTGCTCAA GCCGCTCTTCGACGGAATCAGCGAGGCGCAGCAGCTGCGAATGATCTTTGA GTTCATCGGCTTGCCGAGCCAGGACGAATGGCCCGAGAGCAGCCCCGTCAGCTACTCGCTCCACTTTGGACCCAAGAATCCCAGTCCCCGCCTGCTGTTCCGCATGGACCCTTATGGGAGAGACCTGCTTCTG CAATGTTTGACCTTCGCGCCGAGCAGACGCATCTCGGCCGCCGCGGCCCTCGCTCACCCCTTCTTCAACCAGCACTGA